From a single Silene latifolia isolate original U9 population chromosome 6, ASM4854445v1, whole genome shotgun sequence genomic region:
- the LOC141586642 gene encoding NAC domain-containing protein 101-like: MGDPKATSSSPQPPSSSSTLPPGCRFYPSEEQLISYYLHHKNNNPPCTNVRYDTIRDINLYDYNPFDMPEITCFRFGYRGQRRHWYCYTAAVGGDGDERERRRAGFGFWKRKGRVRDVMGCNGGKGILGRRKCFIFYMEKYKGRKFVRTDWLMYEYALLDNLKASFVVCRVFVKSRHRNSISEHALSSCGEESVATVRHIGIQHDGSALHLVDEEKHDYANETTVGGATGLIGEMQPNNLVTSLGLAGSTNLLVDSVTAEQLVSILEGDFLELDDLI; the protein is encoded by the exons ATGGGAGACCCTAAAGCGACGTCGTCTTCACCACAGCCACCATCATCATCCTCAACATTACCCCCAGGTTGCCGATTTTACCCTTCAGAGGAGCAACTAATCTCCTACTACCTCCACCACAAGAACAACAACCCTCCTTGTACCAATGTACGTTACGACACGATACGCGATATCAATTTGTACGATTATAACCCCTTTGATATGCCGGAAATTACTTGTTTTCGGTTTGGGTATCGGGGGCAGAGGCGTCATTGGTACTGCTATACTGCTGCggttggtggtgatggggatGAGCGGGAGAGGAGGCGGGCTGGGTTCGGGTTTTGGAAGCGGAAAGGGAGGGTTAGGGATGTGATGGGTTGTAATGGTGGCAAGGGTATTTTGGGAAGAaggaaatgttttattttttatatggAGAAGTATAAGGGTAGGAAATTTGTTAGAACTGATTGGTTGATGTATGAGTATGCTCTTCTTGATAATCTTAAG GCTTCTTTCGTTGTCTGCCGAGTTTTTGTTAAATCACGGCATCGAAATAGCATTTCAGAACATGCTTTAAGCTCATGTGGTGAGGAGAGTGTTGCCACTGTACGTCATATAGGTATTCAGCATGATGGCAGTGCTCTCCATCTCGTGGATGAAGAAAAACATGACTATGCTAATGAGACGACTGTTGGTGGAGCAACAGGACTGATTGGGGAGATGCAGCCGAACAATTTG GTAACCTCACTTGGGCTTGCTGGCAGCACTAATTTGTTGGTTGATTCAGTTACTGCTGAGCAATTAGTATCCATCCTAGAAGGAGACTTTCTAGAACTGGACGATCTTATTTGA